A region from the Carboxydocella sporoproducens DSM 16521 genome encodes:
- a CDS encoding type IV pilus twitching motility protein PilT codes for MERIEGRDWQTASELLQLAVELGASDVHISVDVPPVFRINGKLAAIGERRLSREDTLRLVKEVMTEEQFTRFKESGELDFSYSVPGFGRFRVNTYFQRGSAGMAVRAIPFQIPSLEQLGLPSVVKELAMRERGLVIVTGPTGSGKSTTLASMIDLINNTRDCHIMTLEDPIEYLHRHKKSIVNQREVGFDTKSFANGLRAALRQDPDVILVGEMRDLETISTAVTAAETGHLVLATLHTSDAPGTIDRIIDVFPPYQQQQIRIQLAATLQGVIAQQLVPTADGRGRVAAVEVLIVNSAVRNLIREQKTHQIYSIMQTNARLGMQTMDFSLRELYYQGKITLEEAIKRALDPDNFLRLVNGM; via the coding sequence ATGGAGCGAATCGAAGGCAGAGACTGGCAGACAGCCAGCGAACTTTTGCAATTGGCGGTGGAGCTGGGAGCATCGGATGTCCATATCTCCGTTGATGTCCCGCCGGTTTTCCGCATCAATGGCAAACTGGCCGCTATAGGGGAAAGACGCCTGAGCAGGGAGGATACCCTGCGCCTGGTCAAGGAAGTGATGACCGAAGAACAGTTTACCCGCTTCAAGGAGAGCGGTGAACTGGACTTTTCCTATAGTGTTCCCGGCTTTGGCCGCTTTCGGGTCAATACCTATTTCCAGCGGGGTTCGGCCGGGATGGCGGTGCGCGCTATTCCCTTTCAGATCCCCAGCCTGGAACAACTGGGCCTACCCTCAGTGGTAAAGGAACTGGCCATGCGGGAACGGGGACTGGTGATTGTAACTGGTCCTACGGGCAGCGGCAAATCCACTACCCTGGCTTCCATGATTGATTTAATCAATAATACCCGGGACTGCCATATCATGACACTGGAAGACCCCATTGAATATCTGCATCGCCATAAAAAGAGTATTGTTAACCAGCGGGAAGTTGGTTTTGATACCAAATCCTTTGCCAATGGCCTGCGGGCAGCCCTGCGCCAGGACCCGGATGTGATCCTGGTAGGGGAGATGCGGGATCTGGAGACCATATCCACGGCGGTTACAGCGGCTGAAACCGGGCATCTGGTGCTGGCTACCCTGCATACCTCTGATGCTCCTGGCACCATTGACCGGATCATCGATGTCTTTCCGCCTTACCAGCAACAGCAGATTCGCATTCAGCTGGCAGCCACCCTGCAGGGAGTAATTGCCCAGCAACTGGTACCTACCGCTGATGGCCGGGGCCGGGTGGCGGCAGTGGAAGTGCTGATTGTAAACAGCGCCGTGCGCAACCTAATCCGGGAACAGAAAACCCATCAAATTTATTCCATTATGCAGACTAATGCCCGTTTGGGAATGCAAACCATGGACTTTTCCCTGCGGGAGTTGTATTATCAGGGTAAGATCACTCTGGAGGAAGCCATAAAACGGGCCCTGGATCCCGATAACTTCCTTCGGCTGGTGAACGGGATGTGA
- the gspE gene encoding type II secretion system ATPase GspE — MYFPTRKRLGDILKDAHLINEQQLQLALQKQKESGERLGTLLVKMGMVKEEELIQALEQQLGIPAIRLSRMPLEAEVVRLIPEALAQRYKAIPIRKQNNRLTVAMADPLNVFAIDDIRLSTGLEVEPVIARESEINAAINQYYGLTDSLEKIIENLDEEEFTEEELGLDQLKELVEDAPVVRLVNTVIQQAVRNRASDIHIEPQEKQLRIRQRVDGVLQEMMTLPRKMQAPVISRVKIMANLDIAERRIPQDGRIQLTVEHKEIDLRVSTLPTIYGEKVVLRILDKSRGLLGLSDLGLAPENLQRFEQILKHPNGIFLVTGPTGSGKTTTLYSLLKQINSPERNIVTLEDPVEYTLEGINQVQVNPKTGLTFAGGLRSILRQDPDVVLVGEIRDTETAQIAIQAAMTGHLVFSTLHTNSAAATISRLLDMGIEPFLVATALTGVAAQRLVRSLCPECRQEHWLPVKWLENLGLSEDVWQYARREGDRVLVYKPGRCTLCNNTGYIGRIGIHEVLIMSDKLRELVVQKAAASKIEQQAVAEGMITLRHDGVRKVLSGLTSLEEVMRTVFVD; from the coding sequence ATGTATTTTCCTACCCGCAAACGTCTGGGCGATATTTTAAAAGATGCCCATCTTATAAATGAACAACAATTGCAGCTGGCTTTGCAGAAACAAAAGGAAAGCGGAGAAAGGCTGGGGACCTTGCTGGTCAAGATGGGGATGGTCAAGGAGGAGGAATTGATTCAGGCCCTGGAGCAGCAACTGGGAATTCCGGCCATCCGGCTCAGCCGCATGCCACTGGAAGCAGAAGTGGTAAGACTGATTCCGGAAGCCCTGGCCCAGCGCTACAAAGCCATTCCTATCCGCAAGCAAAACAACCGGCTGACCGTTGCCATGGCTGATCCCTTGAATGTCTTTGCTATTGATGATATTCGGCTTTCCACCGGTCTGGAAGTAGAACCGGTGATCGCCCGGGAAAGTGAGATCAATGCGGCGATTAACCAGTATTATGGTTTGACAGATTCCCTGGAAAAAATTATTGAAAACCTGGATGAAGAGGAATTTACCGAAGAGGAACTGGGGCTGGACCAGCTCAAGGAACTGGTGGAGGATGCGCCGGTAGTCAGGCTGGTCAATACCGTCATCCAGCAGGCAGTGCGCAACCGGGCCAGTGATATTCACATAGAGCCCCAGGAGAAACAGCTGCGCATCCGCCAGCGGGTGGATGGAGTTTTGCAGGAAATGATGACCTTACCCAGAAAAATGCAGGCTCCTGTCATCTCCCGGGTCAAGATCATGGCCAACCTGGATATTGCCGAACGGCGCATACCCCAGGATGGTCGGATTCAGCTGACGGTAGAACATAAAGAGATTGACCTTCGCGTTTCCACTTTGCCCACAATTTACGGGGAAAAAGTGGTGCTGCGGATTCTGGACAAATCCCGGGGACTGCTTGGCCTGTCCGATCTGGGTTTGGCCCCGGAAAACCTGCAGCGATTCGAACAAATCCTCAAACATCCCAATGGCATTTTTCTGGTTACAGGGCCTACGGGCAGCGGCAAGACTACGACCCTTTATTCTCTGTTAAAACAAATCAACAGTCCGGAGCGCAATATCGTGACCCTGGAGGACCCGGTGGAATACACCCTGGAAGGGATAAACCAGGTCCAGGTCAATCCTAAAACTGGCTTAACTTTTGCCGGTGGGTTGCGTTCTATTTTGCGCCAGGACCCGGACGTGGTGCTGGTGGGGGAGATTCGGGATACGGAAACCGCCCAGATCGCCATACAGGCAGCCATGACCGGGCATCTGGTTTTCTCTACCTTGCACACCAACAGTGCGGCGGCCACCATCAGCCGCTTGCTGGATATGGGAATCGAGCCCTTTCTGGTAGCCACTGCCTTAACAGGAGTGGCGGCCCAGCGCTTGGTGCGTTCCCTTTGCCCGGAATGCCGCCAGGAACACTGGTTGCCGGTGAAATGGCTGGAAAATCTGGGCCTGTCGGAGGATGTCTGGCAATATGCCCGGCGGGAAGGAGATCGGGTACTGGTCTATAAACCGGGACGCTGTACCCTATGCAACAATACCGGTTACATTGGCCGGATCGGTATCCATGAGGTGCTAATTATGTCTGATAAACTGCGGGAACTGGTGGTGCAGAAAGCGGCCGCCAGCAAGATTGAGCAGCAGGCTGTAGCGGAAGGAATGATCACCCTGCGCCATGATGGGGTAAGAAAGGTCTTAAGTGGCCTTACCAGTCTGGAAGAAGTGATGCGGACAGTATTTGTGGACTAG
- a CDS encoding MerR family transcriptional regulator, whose product MEAELEKEWDDAELLAGEGQALEAEGEQLLTLKQVATILQVECSTVRHWEKEFAEYMGKAVLINQKKHYTTRQLEVLTKIKELLQTEQYTIKGAKRRLELDNVLAASLGVEHNFKTTVFIMFSAIMQELQAARQESRELAREVARLREEKNRVEEQLAAAENRGLLDYLWRRWPKARTAEEQGRA is encoded by the coding sequence GTGGAGGCAGAACTGGAGAAAGAATGGGATGATGCGGAATTATTAGCGGGAGAGGGACAGGCCCTGGAAGCTGAAGGAGAACAGCTATTGACTTTAAAGCAGGTAGCCACCATTTTGCAAGTGGAGTGCAGTACGGTCAGGCACTGGGAAAAGGAATTTGCCGAGTATATGGGGAAGGCGGTGCTGATTAACCAGAAAAAGCATTATACTACCAGACAGCTGGAGGTTCTGACCAAAATCAAGGAGTTGTTGCAAACAGAACAGTATACCATCAAGGGAGCTAAACGCCGACTGGAACTGGATAATGTACTGGCAGCTTCTCTGGGGGTGGAGCATAATTTTAAGACAACGGTATTTATTATGTTCAGTGCCATCATGCAGGAATTGCAGGCTGCCCGCCAGGAGAGCCGGGAACTGGCCCGGGAGGTGGCCCGCTTGCGGGAGGAAAAGAACAGGGTAGAAGAACAGCTGGCCGCAGCGGAAAATCGCGGTCTCCTGGATTATCTCTGGCGACGCTGGCCAAAGGCAAGGACAGCGGAAGAACAGGGACGGGCATAA
- a CDS encoding shikimate dehydrogenase, giving the protein MWIDGKTRLVGIIGQPVEHSRSPLMHNTAFQALGLNWCYVPLPVASDQVAAAVRGLVALGFAGANVTIPHKEAVLTLVDELDQAAATIGAVNTLVIKEGRIWGYNTDWLGVKATLDHIKAIPAGRRVLVLGAGGSARAVVYALAQEGAGEILVAARRPEAVGSLQTIAAVTYIPWQELALARVAAEVEIIINTTPLGMSPEPHLCPPLPPEVFGRQHKVFDLIYNPQETRLLARARSRGATTVNGILMLVEQGREAFRLWTGMEPPLEVMLTALGISEQN; this is encoded by the coding sequence ATGTGGATTGATGGCAAGACCCGTCTGGTAGGTATAATTGGACAACCGGTGGAACACTCCAGATCGCCCTTGATGCATAATACTGCTTTTCAAGCTTTGGGCCTGAACTGGTGTTATGTTCCACTACCAGTGGCTTCGGACCAGGTGGCAGCGGCGGTAAGGGGATTAGTGGCCCTGGGCTTTGCCGGAGCCAATGTCACTATTCCCCACAAGGAAGCAGTTCTGACTCTGGTGGACGAGCTGGACCAGGCGGCGGCTACAATTGGAGCAGTGAATACACTGGTGATCAAAGAAGGACGAATTTGGGGTTATAACACCGACTGGCTGGGGGTAAAGGCCACTCTGGACCATATCAAGGCTATACCCGCTGGTAGGCGGGTGCTGGTTTTAGGAGCAGGGGGCTCGGCCCGGGCGGTGGTTTATGCCCTTGCACAGGAGGGGGCCGGGGAAATCCTGGTGGCAGCCCGACGGCCGGAGGCAGTAGGGAGTTTACAGACCATCGCGGCAGTAACTTACATACCGTGGCAGGAACTGGCTTTAGCCCGGGTTGCGGCAGAGGTGGAGATTATTATTAACACCACGCCTTTAGGTATGAGTCCGGAACCCCATTTATGCCCACCTTTGCCGCCAGAGGTTTTTGGCAGACAGCACAAGGTTTTCGACCTGATTTATAATCCGCAGGAGACCCGCTTACTGGCCAGGGCCAGGAGTCGGGGGGCTACTACAGTAAATGGTATCTTGATGCTGGTGGAACAGGGACGGGAGGCTTTCCGGCTCTGGACGGGAATGGAGCCTCCGCTGGAGGTGATGTTGACAGCTCTGGGTATCAGTGAACAAAATTAA
- a CDS encoding YqeG family HAD IIIA-type phosphatase, producing the protein MGHWLVPDAVFGKLTEISPEFFYEKGIKAVLLDLDNTLLPWAEGIFPEESLRWIEEMKAAGLLLCLVSNNKPERVAQLAGELGIPGISQAVKPRRKGFRQALRLLAVKPEETAVVGDQIMTDVLGGNRAGLFTVLVNPLSPVEHKGTYFLRWLERVLTGRRV; encoded by the coding sequence ATGGGACACTGGTTAGTTCCGGATGCGGTTTTTGGCAAGTTGACGGAGATCAGTCCGGAATTTTTTTACGAAAAAGGGATTAAAGCAGTTTTGCTGGATTTGGATAATACCCTGCTGCCCTGGGCAGAGGGGATTTTTCCGGAGGAGAGCTTGCGCTGGATTGAGGAAATGAAGGCGGCGGGGCTTTTGCTCTGCCTGGTTTCCAATAACAAACCGGAACGGGTAGCTCAGCTGGCCGGGGAGCTGGGGATCCCGGGGATTTCTCAGGCGGTTAAACCGCGGCGTAAAGGGTTCCGGCAGGCCCTGCGGCTGCTGGCAGTGAAGCCAGAGGAGACGGCTGTGGTGGGGGACCAGATCATGACTGATGTGCTGGGGGGGAATCGGGCCGGTCTCTTTACGGTGCTGGTCAATCCCCTCAGCCCTGTAGAACATAAGGGGACCTACTTTTTGCGCTGGCTGGAAAGGGTTTTGACTGGCCGGCGGGTTTAA
- the sigK gene encoding RNA polymerase sporulation sigma factor SigK, which yields MSGWLVLSVLSLINGILLLVSYITSNTFPQPLTPEEEAYYLERLEKGDREARNILAERNLRLVAHIVKKFEGTGEDNDDLISIGTIGLIKAINTYSRDKGTKLATYAARCIENEILMHLRATKNRRQEVFLDDPIGQDKEGNEITLNDILGTDPDEISLMVEREFDNKQLLQKVKGLSKRELAVLDMRFGLFGGEERTQKYIARLLGISRSYVSRIEKRAINKLLKEYQQERKLKH from the coding sequence ATGTCTGGCTGGCTGGTGCTTTCGGTCTTATCCCTGATTAATGGTATTCTCCTGCTGGTATCCTATATTACCAGTAACACTTTTCCTCAGCCTTTAACTCCGGAAGAAGAGGCTTATTATCTGGAGCGGCTGGAAAAAGGGGACCGGGAAGCCCGGAATATTTTAGCGGAGAGGAACTTGCGGCTGGTAGCCCATATTGTGAAAAAGTTTGAGGGTACTGGAGAAGATAATGATGACCTGATTTCCATTGGCACCATTGGTCTGATCAAGGCGATCAATACCTACAGCCGGGATAAGGGGACCAAACTGGCTACTTACGCTGCCCGCTGCATAGAAAATGAAATTTTAATGCATTTGCGGGCCACCAAAAACCGGCGCCAGGAAGTTTTTCTGGATGACCCCATTGGCCAGGATAAAGAAGGCAATGAAATTACCCTCAATGATATCCTGGGTACCGATCCGGATGAAATCAGCCTGATGGTGGAAAGGGAGTTTGATAATAAACAGCTGCTTCAGAAGGTGAAAGGCCTGTCCAAGCGGGAACTGGCGGTGCTGGATATGCGTTTTGGCCTCTTCGGCGGGGAGGAACGGACCCAGAAATATATTGCCCGTTTGCTGGGAATCAGCCGCTCCTATGTCTCCCGAATAGAAAAGAGAGCCATCAACAAGCTGCTAAAGGAATATCAGCAGGAGCGCAAGTTGAAACATTGA
- a CDS encoding acyl--CoA ligase family protein: MGEKKVYYAPLTPLSFLKRSLYVFPEKTAVVYNDRRYTYREFAARVNRLASALKGLGIEKGDRVAFLCPNIPPMLEAHYGVPLAGGALLSLNIRLVAHEIKYILNHSEAKVLFFDAGLAHVVEPIMKELPAVQHFIKIYDGEETAQIDVIEYEEFLARGSEEEIPIPVEDELEMIALNYTSGTTGLPKGVMYSHRGAYLNALGEALEAGMNSRSVYLWTLPMFHCNGWCFTWAVTAVGGTHVCLRKVEPERIFELLVQERVTHLCAAPTVLVMMTNHPKAQELKLEQHLRILTAGAPPSPTVIKNAEAMGAEVIHVYGMTETYGPHTLCEWKAEWDELPAEERARLKARQGVPYITSVEMMVVNKDMQPVPRDGQTMGEIVFRGNNVNCGYFKDPQATALSSLGGWFHSGDLAVVHPDGYIEIKDRGKDIIISGGENISTVEVENVIYQHPAVMEVAVVAIPDEKWGEVPKAFVTLKPGMTATEEEIIEFCRERMARFKCPKKVEFGELPKTGTGKILKYILREKEWAGRERRVN, translated from the coding sequence ATGGGAGAGAAAAAAGTCTATTATGCTCCACTAACTCCACTTAGTTTTTTAAAACGCAGTCTCTATGTATTTCCGGAAAAAACGGCGGTAGTATACAATGACCGGCGCTATACTTACCGGGAATTTGCCGCCAGGGTCAATCGCCTGGCCAGTGCCTTGAAAGGCCTGGGAATTGAGAAAGGGGACCGGGTGGCCTTTCTTTGCCCTAATATTCCGCCCATGCTGGAAGCCCATTATGGTGTACCGCTGGCGGGAGGGGCGTTGCTCAGCCTCAATATCCGTCTGGTTGCCCATGAAATTAAATATATCCTCAATCACTCGGAAGCGAAAGTGCTGTTCTTTGATGCCGGTTTGGCCCATGTGGTTGAGCCGATTATGAAGGAACTGCCAGCAGTACAGCATTTTATCAAAATCTATGATGGCGAAGAAACTGCACAGATTGATGTCATAGAATACGAGGAATTCCTGGCCCGGGGCAGTGAGGAAGAAATCCCCATTCCCGTCGAAGATGAATTGGAAATGATCGCTCTTAATTACACCAGCGGTACTACCGGTTTGCCTAAAGGGGTAATGTATTCCCATCGGGGCGCTTACTTGAATGCCCTGGGAGAAGCGCTGGAGGCCGGGATGAATTCCCGTTCCGTCTATCTCTGGACCCTGCCCATGTTCCACTGCAATGGCTGGTGCTTTACCTGGGCGGTAACAGCGGTAGGTGGTACCCATGTCTGCTTGCGCAAGGTGGAACCGGAGCGCATTTTCGAATTGCTGGTTCAGGAAAGGGTAACCCATCTCTGTGCTGCACCTACCGTGCTGGTGATGATGACCAACCATCCCAAAGCACAGGAGCTGAAGCTTGAGCAACATCTGCGCATCCTGACTGCGGGAGCACCACCTTCTCCTACGGTGATCAAGAATGCTGAGGCTATGGGAGCGGAAGTCATCCATGTTTATGGCATGACCGAGACTTATGGTCCTCATACCCTGTGTGAATGGAAAGCGGAATGGGATGAACTGCCGGCAGAGGAAAGGGCCAGATTGAAAGCACGGCAGGGAGTGCCTTATATCACCTCTGTGGAAATGATGGTAGTCAACAAGGATATGCAGCCTGTGCCCAGAGATGGCCAGACCATGGGGGAAATCGTCTTCCGGGGCAATAATGTCAACTGTGGCTATTTTAAAGACCCGCAAGCCACCGCTCTGTCTTCCCTGGGCGGCTGGTTCCACAGCGGCGACCTGGCTGTGGTCCATCCCGATGGTTATATCGAGATCAAGGACCGGGGCAAGGATATTATCATTTCCGGTGGGGAAAACATTTCTACAGTGGAAGTAGAAAATGTCATCTACCAGCATCCGGCGGTGATGGAAGTGGCAGTAGTGGCCATTCCGGATGAGAAATGGGGTGAAGTCCCCAAGGCCTTTGTCACCCTGAAGCCCGGGATGACAGCAACAGAGGAAGAGATTATCGAGTTCTGCCGGGAACGGATGGCCCGCTTCAAGTGTCCGAAAAAGGTGGAGTTTGGCGAATTGCCCAAAACCGGTACCGGCAAGATCCTGAAATACATCCTGCGGGAAAAAGAGTGGGCTGGCCGGGAACGCCGGGTAAATTAA
- a CDS encoding formylmethanofuran dehydrogenase subunit E family protein, producing the protein MCTELTPWERVVQFHGHVCPGIAAGYRVAMRMLQELGRQYPPGDECIIRAGKRFCGLDALQLLLGATYGKGNLQVEAEDRYHFELSLPGQSLRIELELTPRLAVYEEQWQQLFQEKLSPVKNGRKSEIIAEMVELAQQVMDLEDEEFFLKVETRQE; encoded by the coding sequence ATGTGTACAGAACTGACCCCCTGGGAACGAGTGGTACAATTTCATGGTCATGTCTGTCCGGGCATTGCGGCTGGTTATCGGGTGGCCATGCGTATGCTGCAGGAATTAGGACGACAATATCCACCGGGGGATGAGTGCATTATCAGGGCGGGTAAACGTTTTTGCGGTTTGGATGCTCTGCAGCTGTTGCTGGGGGCAACCTATGGCAAAGGAAATTTGCAGGTTGAGGCTGAGGACAGATACCATTTTGAACTATCATTGCCAGGACAGAGTTTAAGGATTGAGCTGGAGCTAACCCCCCGGTTAGCTGTTTATGAGGAACAATGGCAACAATTGTTTCAGGAAAAACTGAGCCCAGTAAAAAATGGAAGAAAGTCAGAAATTATTGCTGAAATGGTGGAACTGGCCCAGCAAGTCATGGATCTGGAGGATGAGGAGTTTTTCCTCAAAGTGGAAACCAGGCAGGAATAA
- a CDS encoding ATP-binding cassette domain-containing protein, which translates to MALIEVQDLFYRYKDGTVALRGLSLTIPRGKKVAILGPNGAGKSTLILHLNGIHLPQRGQVLFDGEPVTARNARLLRSKVGLVFQDPDDQVFSATVWEDVAFGPLNMGLEPDEISRRVAAALAAVGMTAYQDKAPYHLSYGQKKRVAIAGILAMDPEVIILDEPVAFLDPQGKDTLFHILDELNARGTTIVIATHDVDLAAEWADQLIVIKDGTCLAQGGPELLTDKQLVEAAALCFPIITRLFQQLPELQLEQMPKTIAEGAAIIRKLLQTK; encoded by the coding sequence GTGGCTCTAATTGAAGTTCAGGACCTATTTTACCGTTACAAGGATGGGACAGTGGCCCTGCGCGGTCTTTCCCTGACCATTCCCCGGGGCAAAAAGGTAGCCATTTTAGGCCCGAATGGAGCCGGGAAATCCACTTTGATCCTGCATTTGAACGGGATCCATCTGCCTCAACGCGGGCAGGTATTGTTTGATGGCGAACCGGTTACCGCCCGGAATGCGCGGCTTTTGCGCAGCAAGGTAGGACTGGTCTTTCAGGATCCGGATGATCAGGTTTTTTCCGCCACAGTCTGGGAAGATGTAGCCTTTGGGCCGCTGAACATGGGACTAGAACCGGATGAAATCAGCCGGCGGGTAGCGGCTGCCCTGGCGGCTGTGGGGATGACGGCCTATCAGGATAAAGCTCCCTACCATTTGAGCTACGGGCAGAAAAAACGGGTGGCCATTGCCGGCATTCTGGCCATGGATCCGGAAGTGATTATCCTGGATGAACCCGTAGCCTTTCTGGATCCTCAGGGAAAAGATACTCTGTTTCACATTCTGGATGAATTAAATGCCAGAGGCACTACCATCGTGATTGCTACCCATGATGTGGACCTGGCGGCAGAATGGGCAGATCAGTTAATTGTGATTAAGGATGGAACCTGTCTGGCCCAGGGAGGGCCGGAACTGTTAACTGATAAACAGTTAGTAGAGGCTGCTGCCCTGTGTTTTCCCATCATCACCAGGCTCTTTCAGCAGCTGCCGGAATTGCAGCTGGAACAAATGCCGAAAACTATAGCTGAAGGGGCGGCCATTATCAGGAAGCTTTTACAGACAAAATAA